One segment of Gordonia terrae DNA contains the following:
- a CDS encoding shikimate dehydrogenase → MPADIRSPYGAHRRAAVLGSPITHSRSPRIHLAAYRALGLADWRYDRIECTADRLPEIVSGADADFIGFSVTMPNKRAALDFAAERTERAELVGSANTLVRVPSGWRADCTDIDGMAGALTDLAVGADIASGTTPLAVVVGAGGTALPTIMALAGAGVTDVVVVARDAGRAAPVLDLCERLGLSGEVLPFEPAEALDRRCRDSAVVVSTVPAEAASGLASTLAQARKVVDVIYDPWPTPLATAVGAAGGTVVGGLVMLVNQAFRQVELFTGLPAPREAMIEALTAD, encoded by the coding sequence ATGCCCGCCGACATCCGCTCCCCGTACGGCGCTCACCGCCGGGCCGCGGTCCTGGGTTCGCCGATCACTCACTCGCGCTCGCCGCGCATCCATCTGGCCGCTTACCGGGCGTTGGGGCTGGCCGACTGGCGATACGACCGGATCGAGTGCACCGCCGATCGTCTGCCCGAGATAGTGTCCGGCGCCGACGCCGACTTCATCGGCTTCTCGGTCACCATGCCCAACAAGCGGGCGGCCCTCGACTTCGCGGCCGAGCGCACCGAGCGCGCCGAGCTCGTCGGGTCGGCCAACACCCTCGTGCGGGTGCCGTCCGGATGGCGCGCCGACTGCACCGACATCGACGGAATGGCCGGTGCACTCACCGATCTCGCGGTCGGCGCCGACATCGCGTCCGGGACCACGCCCCTCGCCGTGGTCGTCGGGGCGGGCGGGACGGCCCTGCCGACGATCATGGCCCTCGCCGGCGCGGGCGTCACCGACGTCGTGGTCGTCGCCCGTGACGCCGGCCGCGCCGCGCCCGTCCTCGACCTCTGTGAACGGCTGGGCCTGAGTGGCGAGGTCCTGCCCTTCGAACCCGCCGAGGCCCTGGACCGCCGGTGTCGGGACTCCGCCGTCGTCGTGTCGACCGTGCCCGCCGAGGCGGCCTCCGGACTGGCGTCGACGCTGGCGCAGGCCCGCAAGGTCGTGGACGTGATCTACGACCCCTGGCCGACGCCGCTCGCGACGGCGGTCGGTGCGGCCGGCGGAACCGTCGTCGGCGGTCTGGTCATGCTGGTGAACCAGGCGTTCCGGCAGGTCGAACTCTTCACCGGGCTCCCCGCACCCCGCGAGGCGATGATCGAGGCCCTCACCGCTGACTGA
- a CDS encoding replication-associated recombination protein A: MDGLFDPPDDPRAGSAGPGNAGGLTAPPSPTAPLAVRMRPQNLDEIVGQQHLLGTGSPLRKLISGSGAASVLLYGPPGTGKTTMASLIARATGGRFEALSALTAGVKEVRAVIDVARRRLIGDGKNGGQQTVLFIDEVHRFSKTQQDALLDAVENRIVLLVAATTENPSFSVVAPLLSRSLVLQLRSLTDADIREVLTRAVADPRGLDGKVEVSDAAYDHLVAVSGGDARRALTALEASADSTESIDLADVETAIDRAAVRYDRDGDQHYDVTSAFIKSIRGSDVDAAVHYLARMIAAGEDPRFIARRLMIHASEDIGMADPTALQTAVAAAQVVNLVGMPEAKLALTQATIHLATAPKSAGVVSAIGAALADVESGKAGAVPAHLRDSHYPGAKKLGNGVAYRYPHDDPDGVVAQQYAPDDLVGRDYYVPTDHGLEREIGPRVAKLRSIVRGAVSRRRSR; the protein is encoded by the coding sequence GTGGACGGACTGTTCGACCCACCTGACGATCCTCGGGCAGGTTCTGCCGGGCCCGGCAACGCGGGCGGCCTCACCGCGCCGCCGTCCCCGACCGCGCCGCTCGCGGTCCGGATGCGCCCGCAGAACCTCGACGAGATCGTCGGGCAGCAGCACCTGCTCGGGACCGGCTCGCCGCTGCGGAAGCTGATCAGCGGGTCGGGCGCGGCGTCGGTGTTGCTCTACGGGCCACCGGGCACCGGCAAGACCACCATGGCCTCGCTCATCGCGCGGGCCACCGGCGGCCGTTTCGAGGCGTTGTCCGCGCTGACCGCAGGGGTGAAAGAGGTGCGGGCGGTCATCGACGTGGCCCGCCGCCGGCTCATCGGCGACGGCAAGAACGGCGGTCAGCAGACGGTCCTGTTCATCGACGAGGTGCACCGGTTCTCCAAGACACAGCAGGATGCACTGCTCGACGCAGTGGAGAACCGCATCGTCCTGCTCGTCGCCGCGACGACCGAGAACCCGTCGTTCTCGGTGGTCGCCCCGCTGCTGTCCCGGTCGCTGGTCCTGCAGCTGCGGTCCCTGACCGACGCCGACATCCGCGAGGTGCTGACCCGGGCGGTCGCCGACCCGCGGGGGCTGGACGGCAAGGTCGAGGTCTCCGACGCCGCCTACGACCACCTCGTCGCGGTGTCGGGCGGGGACGCGCGCCGGGCGCTGACCGCCCTCGAGGCGAGCGCCGACTCGACGGAGTCCATCGACCTGGCCGACGTCGAGACCGCCATCGATCGCGCCGCGGTGCGCTACGACCGGGACGGCGACCAGCACTACGACGTGACGAGCGCGTTCATCAAGTCCATCCGTGGTTCGGACGTCGACGCCGCCGTGCACTATCTCGCGCGGATGATCGCGGCGGGGGAGGACCCGCGGTTCATCGCGCGGCGCCTGATGATCCATGCCAGCGAGGACATCGGGATGGCCGACCCGACGGCCCTGCAGACCGCGGTCGCGGCCGCTCAGGTCGTGAACCTGGTCGGGATGCCGGAGGCCAAACTGGCACTCACCCAGGCGACCATCCACCTCGCGACGGCCCCGAAGTCGGCGGGTGTGGTGTCGGCCATCGGCGCGGCCCTCGCCGACGTCGAGTCGGGCAAGGCCGGCGCGGTTCCGGCCCACCTGCGCGACAGCCACTATCCGGGGGCCAAGAAGCTGGGCAACGGCGTCGCCTACCGATATCCGCACGATGATCCCGATGGCGTTGTGGCGCAACAGTATGCGCCCGACGATCTGGTCGGGAGGGACTACTACGTCCCCACCGACCACGGGCTGGAGCGCGAGATCGGTCCGCGAGTGGCGAAGTTGCGGTCGATCGTGCGCGGCGCGGTGTCGCGGCGCCGGTCCCGCTGA
- the alaS gene encoding alanine--tRNA ligase, which produces MQTHDIRKRFLDHFIKAGHTEVPSASLLLDDPNLLFVNAGMVPFKPFFLGEQTPPYSRATSVQKCVRTLDIDEVGITTRHNTFFQMAGNFSFGDYFKREAITFAWTLLTNSVADGGFGIDPQKLWPTVYLDDDEAEAIWRDEIGVPAERIQRRGMKDNYWSMGVPGPCGPCSEIFYDRGPEYGVEGGPEADEDRYIEIWNLVFMQNIRGPGGGKDNYEILGPLPKQNIDTGMGVERVACILQGVDNVYETDLCKPIIDLAAQLSGRAYGAGSHADDVRFRVVADHARTSALLIGDGVLPGNDGRGYVLRRLLRRVVRSMRLLGAGSGASGPNQLGSGDSQPTMGTIIGKVIDLMAPSYPELETQRKHIVDVAVGEETSFSKTLAAGSKLFADAATATKAASRSTITGSDAFTLHDTYGFPIDLTLEMAAEAGLAVDQEGFTALMAEQKQRAKADATARKTGHADLSVYRDFLDRGPTEFTGFDELVSEARVLGLVADGARLPAASAGQELTVVLDRTPLYAESGGQMADIGTISTGSGVRMSVTDVQKVGKSVWLHKVRIDEGEIEEGDEVLAAVDTAWRHGATQGHSGTHMVHAALREVLGPGATQAGSLNRPGYLRFDFNAGGPVTEAQRREIEEISNAAVEANYQVNTFETGLSEAKAMGAMALFGENYGDVVRVVEIGGPFSMELCGGTHVASSSQIGPITLIGESSVGSGVRRVEAYVGMDSFRFLSKERALLAGLASSLKVPSEEVPGRVEQLVTKLRDAEKELERVRADAARAAVSGLLETATTVGATLVVEGRVPGLDANGLRSVVTDLRGRVADRQAVIALFSPSGDGPDAKVPFVIATTAAARDAGIKAGDLVKEVAPLLGGRGGGKPDLAQGAGTDPSGIAAALTRIREFVA; this is translated from the coding sequence GTGCAGACGCATGACATCCGGAAGCGGTTCCTGGACCACTTCATCAAGGCCGGGCACACCGAGGTGCCGAGCGCTTCGTTGCTGCTCGACGATCCCAACCTGTTGTTCGTGAATGCCGGCATGGTCCCGTTCAAGCCGTTCTTCCTGGGTGAGCAGACCCCGCCCTACTCGCGGGCCACCAGCGTGCAGAAGTGTGTCCGGACCCTCGACATCGACGAGGTCGGCATCACCACCCGGCACAACACCTTCTTCCAGATGGCGGGCAATTTCTCCTTCGGCGACTACTTCAAGCGGGAGGCCATCACCTTCGCCTGGACGCTGCTGACCAACAGCGTCGCCGACGGCGGCTTCGGCATCGACCCGCAGAAGCTGTGGCCGACCGTCTACCTCGACGACGACGAGGCCGAGGCCATCTGGCGTGATGAGATCGGTGTCCCCGCCGAACGCATCCAGCGACGCGGCATGAAGGACAACTATTGGTCGATGGGCGTGCCTGGCCCGTGCGGTCCCTGTTCGGAGATCTTCTACGACCGCGGGCCCGAGTACGGCGTGGAAGGCGGCCCCGAGGCAGATGAGGACCGTTACATCGAGATCTGGAATCTCGTGTTCATGCAGAACATCCGCGGCCCCGGCGGCGGCAAGGACAACTACGAGATCCTCGGTCCGCTGCCGAAGCAGAACATCGACACCGGCATGGGCGTCGAGCGCGTGGCCTGCATCCTGCAGGGCGTCGACAACGTCTACGAGACCGACCTGTGCAAGCCCATCATCGATCTCGCCGCGCAGCTGTCCGGGCGGGCCTACGGCGCCGGTTCGCACGCCGACGACGTCCGGTTCCGCGTGGTCGCCGACCACGCCCGCACGTCGGCCCTGCTGATCGGCGACGGCGTGCTGCCCGGCAACGACGGCCGGGGATATGTCCTGCGTCGTCTGCTGCGGCGGGTCGTCCGGTCCATGCGTCTGCTCGGCGCCGGGAGCGGAGCGAGCGGGCCGAATCAGCTCGGTAGTGGCGACAGTCAGCCCACCATGGGCACGATCATCGGCAAGGTCATCGATCTGATGGCGCCGTCGTATCCCGAACTCGAGACCCAGCGCAAGCACATCGTCGACGTGGCGGTGGGCGAGGAGACCTCGTTCTCCAAGACCCTCGCCGCGGGTTCGAAGCTGTTCGCCGACGCCGCGACCGCCACCAAGGCCGCGTCGCGCAGCACCATCACCGGGTCGGACGCCTTCACCCTGCACGACACCTACGGTTTCCCGATCGACCTCACCCTGGAGATGGCGGCCGAGGCCGGTCTCGCCGTCGACCAAGAGGGCTTCACCGCGCTCATGGCCGAACAGAAGCAACGCGCCAAGGCCGACGCGACCGCCCGGAAGACCGGGCACGCCGATCTCAGCGTCTACCGCGACTTCCTCGACCGCGGGCCGACCGAGTTCACCGGCTTCGACGAGCTGGTGTCGGAAGCCCGCGTCCTCGGCCTCGTCGCCGACGGTGCGCGATTGCCCGCCGCATCGGCCGGGCAGGAGCTGACGGTCGTTCTCGACCGCACGCCGCTGTACGCCGAGTCCGGTGGACAGATGGCCGACATCGGCACCATCAGCACCGGATCCGGAGTTCGCATGTCGGTCACCGACGTGCAGAAGGTCGGGAAGTCGGTGTGGCTGCACAAGGTCCGCATCGACGAGGGTGAGATCGAAGAGGGCGACGAGGTACTCGCCGCGGTGGACACCGCCTGGCGTCACGGCGCCACCCAGGGCCACTCGGGCACCCACATGGTCCATGCGGCGCTGCGCGAGGTCCTCGGCCCCGGGGCGACGCAGGCCGGGTCCCTGAACCGTCCCGGTTATCTGCGTTTCGACTTCAACGCCGGCGGTCCGGTGACCGAGGCCCAGCGTCGTGAGATCGAGGAGATCAGCAACGCCGCGGTCGAGGCGAACTATCAGGTCAACACCTTCGAGACCGGTCTGTCCGAGGCCAAGGCGATGGGCGCGATGGCGCTCTTCGGCGAGAACTACGGCGACGTCGTCCGCGTCGTCGAGATCGGCGGGCCGTTCTCGATGGAGCTGTGCGGCGGCACGCACGTCGCGTCGTCGTCCCAGATCGGACCCATCACCCTGATCGGCGAATCCTCGGTCGGCTCGGGCGTCCGGCGCGTCGAGGCGTATGTCGGCATGGACTCGTTCCGGTTCCTGTCGAAGGAACGGGCGCTGCTGGCCGGGCTGGCGTCGTCGCTGAAGGTGCCGTCCGAGGAGGTGCCGGGCCGCGTGGAGCAGCTCGTCACCAAGCTGCGCGACGCCGAGAAGGAACTCGAGCGGGTGCGCGCCGACGCCGCACGGGCCGCGGTCTCCGGTCTTCTCGAGACCGCGACGACCGTCGGTGCGACGCTCGTGGTCGAGGGCCGGGTGCCGGGCCTGGACGCCAACGGGCTCCGCTCGGTGGTGACCGACCTGCGTGGCCGGGTCGCCGACCGGCAGGCGGTGATCGCGCTCTTCTCGCCGAGCGGTGACGGGCCGGATGCCAAGGTGCCGTTCGTGATCGCCACCACGGCCGCCGCGCGGGACGCCGGGATCAAGGCCGGCGACCTCGTCAAGGAAGTCGCACCGCTGCTCGGCGGACGTGGCGGCGGCAAACCCGACCTGGCTCAGGGTGCCGGTACCGATCCGTCGGGCATCGCCGCCGCGCTGACCCGCATCCGCGAGTTCGTCGCCTGA
- the ruvX gene encoding Holliday junction resolvase RuvX, producing the protein MPDPQSRPDAAPRTRGRLLGIDVGSVRIGVAVCDPDGILATPVETVRRTPSRTDDLDRIAALVTEYEAVGVVVGLPKTLKNTAGTAAETARAFGDRLASRIDPVAVHWHDERFTTVTAQQALHASGRTVKSSRAVIDQAAAVAILQGWLDARR; encoded by the coding sequence ATGCCCGACCCGCAATCCCGGCCCGACGCTGCGCCGCGGACCCGAGGACGACTCCTCGGCATCGACGTCGGGAGCGTGCGGATCGGCGTCGCCGTGTGTGACCCCGACGGCATCCTCGCCACGCCGGTGGAGACGGTGCGCCGGACTCCGTCGCGCACAGACGATCTCGACCGGATCGCGGCCCTGGTCACCGAGTACGAGGCCGTCGGCGTGGTCGTGGGCCTCCCGAAGACGCTCAAGAACACCGCGGGCACGGCGGCGGAGACCGCGCGTGCTTTCGGGGACCGACTCGCGTCCCGGATAGACCCGGTGGCGGTGCATTGGCACGACGAACGTTTCACGACGGTGACCGCACAGCAGGCACTGCACGCGAGCGGCCGGACGGTGAAGTCCTCGCGCGCGGTGATCGACCAGGCCGCGGCGGTCGCTATTCTTCAGGGGTGGTTGGATGCACGACGGTGA
- a CDS encoding circularly permuted type 2 ATP-grasp protein: MISSPGDASAVFDRYRAAGQTLFDPDRPVESYDELLEPGGAIRPAWADLARIYRLRGTDRLRGSAARLAAAVSDDGVVYNEFDGHDTVTRDWEVDAVPLVVDGVEWAELEKAVTQRSMLLDLLLRDLYRDQKTIAAGLVAPEMVFGHPGYIRKAARLEVAGPHALFLHAVDISRTADGDFVAYRDRTQAPSGVGYAIAGRRLMSKTFPQLFQACAPRPMANFAGTMRLALTEYAPPGVDDPTVAVLSPGSMSETAFDQAYLASVLGFPLVEGADLTVRDGAVYMRSLGRYKRVDVLLRRIDAAYADPLDLRTDSQLGVAGLVEAISRGTVTVLNTLGSGVLENPALHTVLERLAPVLLDEELILGSVTTYWAGDPLQRSLIRDRLASLVLTDTCTGEEVIGPLLAASERADLAARIEAQTWQWVARELEAFSVAPTVTPGSAPGGSQAPLRAAPVSVRAFSVAQGPGYAVMPGGLGAVLADGVEGAAHHVIAAKDVWVTSTEVGGHVSRRPETRTEPAAEVVAGAAAGRPVTREYSDVAAAASPRVLADLFWLGRYGERTELVTRLAKVSRERYQDFQYRPWMSGTPAVPRLLHAVATVTGTARYLDTAGLLMSGSDRPPSPEQVNEAIEKIADLTVSRSVPGTIAYSIDRLISTARAVRDQMSTSTWMVLAPVERVMASTTRLVVRSRAEAGAGDAALDLGPDLARAHDEILHGVLALTGLQAESMVHDPGWMFMDVGRRIERAVTLADLTLAMFADAQDTDVEQALLESYLVANESSIIYRRRNRGLYQPAGVAELLLFDPTNPRSMIFSLERLNSALSSVPETLRSAGAERAVQDMIAELRRSDPVDLVHVDTERRRPELVELMTTLRTGARELSDLLTRTRFATPRQARPIWAGGES; this comes from the coding sequence GTGATCTCTTCGCCGGGCGACGCCTCCGCGGTGTTCGACCGCTACCGCGCCGCGGGCCAGACCCTCTTCGACCCGGACCGGCCGGTCGAATCCTACGACGAACTCCTCGAACCCGGTGGGGCGATCCGTCCGGCGTGGGCGGACCTGGCCCGCATCTACCGGTTGCGCGGCACCGACCGGCTCCGGGGCTCCGCGGCGCGCCTGGCGGCCGCGGTGAGCGACGACGGCGTGGTCTACAACGAGTTCGACGGCCACGACACCGTGACCCGCGACTGGGAGGTCGACGCGGTGCCGCTGGTCGTCGACGGTGTCGAGTGGGCCGAACTCGAGAAGGCCGTCACGCAGCGGTCGATGCTGCTGGACCTGCTGTTGCGCGACCTCTACCGCGACCAGAAGACGATCGCCGCCGGACTCGTCGCACCCGAGATGGTCTTCGGACACCCCGGGTACATCCGGAAGGCGGCCCGTCTGGAGGTCGCCGGACCCCATGCGCTGTTCCTGCATGCGGTCGACATCTCACGCACCGCCGACGGCGACTTCGTCGCCTACCGCGACCGCACGCAGGCGCCGTCGGGGGTCGGCTACGCGATCGCCGGGCGCCGGCTGATGTCGAAGACCTTCCCGCAGCTGTTCCAGGCGTGCGCGCCCCGGCCGATGGCCAACTTCGCCGGCACCATGCGCCTCGCGCTCACCGAATACGCCCCGCCGGGGGTCGACGATCCGACGGTGGCGGTCCTCAGTCCCGGCAGCATGTCCGAGACCGCCTTCGACCAGGCCTACCTCGCCTCGGTGCTCGGCTTCCCGCTCGTCGAGGGCGCCGATCTCACCGTCCGCGACGGTGCGGTGTACATGCGTTCGCTCGGTCGGTACAAGCGTGTGGACGTGTTGCTGCGGCGGATCGACGCCGCCTACGCCGACCCGCTGGACCTGCGGACGGACTCCCAGCTCGGTGTCGCCGGTCTGGTCGAGGCGATCTCGCGCGGCACGGTGACGGTCCTCAACACCCTCGGTTCGGGAGTGCTGGAGAACCCGGCTCTGCACACCGTGCTGGAGCGGCTGGCGCCGGTCCTGCTCGACGAGGAGCTGATACTGGGTTCGGTCACCACCTACTGGGCGGGAGATCCGCTGCAGCGCAGCCTGATCCGCGATCGATTGGCGTCCCTCGTGCTGACCGACACGTGCACGGGAGAGGAAGTCATCGGCCCGCTGCTCGCCGCGTCCGAGCGCGCCGACCTCGCCGCCCGGATCGAGGCGCAGACCTGGCAGTGGGTCGCGCGCGAACTCGAGGCGTTCTCGGTGGCCCCCACGGTCACCCCCGGCAGCGCTCCGGGCGGGTCGCAGGCGCCGCTTCGTGCGGCGCCGGTGTCGGTGCGCGCCTTCAGCGTGGCGCAGGGTCCCGGTTACGCGGTGATGCCCGGCGGGCTGGGGGCGGTCCTCGCCGACGGGGTGGAGGGCGCCGCCCACCACGTGATCGCCGCCAAGGACGTCTGGGTCACCAGCACCGAGGTGGGCGGGCACGTCTCGCGCCGTCCGGAGACCCGCACCGAGCCGGCCGCCGAGGTCGTCGCCGGCGCTGCGGCGGGCCGTCCGGTGACCCGCGAGTACTCCGACGTCGCGGCCGCGGCCAGCCCACGAGTGCTGGCGGACCTGTTCTGGCTCGGCCGCTACGGCGAGCGGACCGAGCTCGTGACCCGACTGGCGAAGGTGTCCCGCGAGCGCTATCAAGACTTCCAGTATCGGCCGTGGATGTCCGGCACGCCGGCGGTACCGCGGCTGCTGCATGCCGTCGCCACGGTGACCGGCACCGCGCGTTACCTCGACACCGCCGGGCTGCTGATGTCGGGGTCGGACCGGCCGCCGTCGCCCGAGCAGGTGAACGAGGCGATCGAGAAGATCGCCGACCTCACCGTGTCGCGGTCGGTGCCCGGGACCATCGCGTATTCGATCGACCGGCTCATCAGTACGGCCCGGGCGGTCCGGGACCAGATGTCGACGAGCACCTGGATGGTGCTCGCCCCGGTCGAACGCGTCATGGCGAGCACGACCAGGCTGGTCGTCCGGTCGCGGGCCGAGGCGGGCGCAGGCGACGCCGCGCTCGACCTCGGCCCCGACCTGGCCCGCGCGCACGACGAGATCCTGCACGGCGTGCTGGCCCTCACCGGACTACAGGCCGAGTCGATGGTGCACGACCCGGGCTGGATGTTCATGGATGTCGGCCGGCGCATCGAGCGGGCGGTGACCCTCGCCGACCTCACGCTCGCGATGTTCGCCGACGCGCAGGACACCGACGTCGAGCAGGCGCTGCTGGAGTCGTACCTGGTGGCCAACGAGTCGTCCATCATCTACCGCCGCCGCAACCGCGGTCTGTACCAGCCGGCCGGTGTCGCCGAGCTGCTGCTGTTCGACCCGACCAATCCGAGGTCGATGATCTTCTCACTGGAGCGGTTGAACTCCGCCCTGTCCTCGGTGCCGGAGACCCTGCGGTCGGCCGGGGCCGAACGCGCCGTCCAGGACATGATCGCCGAACTCCGGCGAAGCGACCCCGTGGATCTCGTGCACGTCGACACCGAGCGGCGCCGCCCCGAACTCGTCGAACTGATGACGACGCTGCGCACCGGTGCGCGGGAACTCTCCGACCTGCTGACCCGGACCCGCTTCGCCACCCCCCGTCAGGCGCGACCGATCTGGGCCGGTGGGGAATCGTGA
- a CDS encoding transglutaminase family protein produces MSSRTYRVMHRTTYTYDDDVSSSYGRCHLTPRDLPGQRVHSTSLEIEPEPDDRSTGLDVYGNHDSYFHVRTSHRELTVTARSVVEVDPVDPGVLLSPAARTPWEQARPAAVDGREGALAAEFVLDLERPEITPAVHEYAAGVFTPGRPLVEAVTELTSRIFADFTYRSGSTAITTRVDTVLQRREGVCQDFARVAIACLRSQGLAARYESGYLATEPPPGTEKVFGADASHAWAAVWMPDGRWLPFDPTNDKLVDERHVTVAWGRDYDDVPPLRGVIYTDSTKSRIEVSVDVSPADGPAPG; encoded by the coding sequence GTGAGTTCGCGCACCTACCGCGTCATGCACCGGACCACCTACACCTACGACGACGACGTGTCGTCGTCGTACGGGCGGTGCCACCTGACGCCGCGTGACCTGCCCGGGCAGCGCGTGCACTCGACGTCGCTGGAGATCGAACCCGAGCCCGACGACCGGTCGACGGGGCTCGACGTCTACGGCAACCACGACAGCTACTTCCACGTGCGGACGTCGCATCGCGAGCTCACCGTCACCGCGCGCTCCGTCGTCGAGGTGGACCCGGTGGACCCGGGAGTCCTCCTGAGCCCGGCCGCCCGTACCCCGTGGGAGCAGGCACGTCCGGCCGCCGTCGACGGCCGGGAGGGTGCCCTGGCCGCCGAGTTCGTCCTGGATCTGGAGCGGCCGGAGATCACCCCCGCGGTCCACGAGTACGCCGCCGGGGTTTTCACCCCGGGCCGGCCGCTGGTCGAGGCCGTCACCGAACTCACCTCACGGATCTTCGCCGACTTCACCTACCGCTCGGGGTCGACGGCCATCACCACCCGGGTCGACACGGTCCTGCAGCGGCGCGAGGGCGTCTGCCAGGACTTCGCCCGCGTCGCGATCGCCTGTCTGCGGTCGCAGGGCCTCGCGGCGAGGTACGAGTCGGGGTATCTCGCGACCGAGCCGCCGCCCGGCACGGAGAAGGTCTTCGGCGCGGATGCCAGCCACGCGTGGGCGGCGGTCTGGATGCCCGACGGCCGCTGGCTGCCCTTCGACCCGACCAACGACAAGCTGGTCGACGAACGCCACGTCACGGTCGCCTGGGGACGCGACTACGACGACGTGCCGCCGCTACGCGGGGTCATCTACACCGACTCCACCAAGAGCCGGATCGAGGTGTCGGTGGACGTGAGCCCGGCCGATGGCCCCGCGCCGGGCTGA
- the mltG gene encoding endolytic transglycosylase MltG: protein MHDGESGEPPVTDDRRRTRHRDGQGRRTEGMDPERLRYFTQSAEGSPHTRHRRRRTGPDSADPAGRRPVPPPVPPAEQARPVAGSPRPRATPVRIPPGQTPTPPPVAPRPAPPQSDTDATMARPPAPEQPAPKRPAPERPAPEPPAPEPPVRGSRDDGFRSAPVAYEPAGYEQDRYADESYDDSRYGPPVETARPVRDPAPAAPASGRGVDEPDDWWAGVDDTESEPQTRRAPRRTRSRGRRRAVLALAIVFMLALITGVGYYGVRATGLLESRKDYTNAAGAGDVVVDIPDNSTLADFGRILVDADVVGSVRAFVDAAGGQPMSGGLYKMRTQIPATTAVEMLTDDGAEHRVGRVVIPPGLQLDSKTGIDGKVTPGIFQLIENATSFSVNGQQEGVTVADLEKAAAQATPEELGVPEWARQNVAAMTGDHRRIEGLIAPTTWERVEPDHTATQILQEMISKSGAMFEQWGLLDRNNSGLEPYETLIAASIVEREVRHVEDAPKVARVIRNRLDRDQLLQMDSTQNYTADITNIDVHGEAYKNDNEWNTYRYKGLPPTPIAAVGVPALEAMLDPAPGGWLYFVTVDTAGTTLFANTFEDHKRNREVACRNKLVATGCSQ, encoded by the coding sequence ATGCACGACGGTGAGTCAGGGGAGCCTCCGGTGACCGACGATCGGCGTCGCACACGCCACCGCGACGGCCAGGGACGCCGAACCGAGGGCATGGATCCGGAGCGTCTGCGGTATTTCACCCAGTCCGCCGAGGGATCCCCGCACACGCGGCATCGTCGCCGCCGGACCGGTCCGGACTCCGCGGACCCGGCCGGCCGTCGGCCGGTCCCGCCGCCCGTCCCGCCCGCCGAGCAGGCGCGTCCGGTGGCCGGCTCGCCGCGGCCGCGCGCGACGCCGGTCCGCATCCCGCCGGGACAGACGCCGACCCCGCCGCCGGTCGCGCCGCGCCCCGCGCCGCCGCAGTCCGACACCGATGCCACGATGGCTCGTCCGCCCGCCCCCGAGCAGCCCGCCCCGAAGCGGCCGGCCCCCGAGCGGCCCGCCCCGGAGCCGCCGGCCCCGGAGCCGCCCGTCCGCGGGTCCCGCGACGACGGATTCCGTTCTGCTCCAGTCGCTTACGAACCCGCCGGGTACGAGCAGGATCGCTACGCCGACGAGTCATACGACGACTCGCGGTACGGCCCGCCTGTCGAGACCGCACGACCGGTTCGCGACCCCGCGCCGGCGGCCCCGGCATCGGGCCGGGGTGTCGACGAGCCCGACGACTGGTGGGCCGGGGTCGACGACACCGAGTCCGAGCCGCAGACACGCCGTGCCCCGCGCCGCACGCGCAGCCGGGGTAGACGTCGTGCGGTGCTGGCTCTTGCGATCGTCTTCATGCTCGCGCTCATCACCGGCGTCGGCTACTACGGCGTGCGCGCCACCGGCCTGCTCGAGTCGCGCAAGGACTACACCAACGCGGCGGGTGCCGGCGACGTGGTCGTCGACATCCCGGACAACTCCACACTCGCCGATTTCGGCCGCATCCTCGTCGACGCCGACGTGGTCGGCAGCGTGCGCGCCTTCGTCGATGCCGCAGGCGGACAGCCGATGTCGGGTGGGCTGTACAAGATGCGCACCCAGATCCCGGCGACCACCGCCGTCGAGATGCTGACCGACGACGGTGCCGAACACCGGGTCGGGCGGGTGGTGATCCCGCCGGGACTGCAGCTCGATTCGAAGACGGGTATCGACGGCAAGGTCACCCCGGGCATCTTCCAGCTCATCGAGAACGCGACGTCGTTCTCGGTCAACGGACAGCAGGAGGGGGTGACCGTCGCCGACCTCGAGAAGGCCGCGGCGCAGGCCACCCCGGAGGAGCTCGGCGTACCCGAGTGGGCCCGCCAGAACGTCGCCGCGATGACGGGCGACCACCGGCGGATCGAAGGACTCATCGCGCCCACCACCTGGGAGCGGGTCGAACCCGATCACACCGCCACACAGATCCTGCAGGAGATGATCTCCAAGAGCGGGGCGATGTTCGAGCAGTGGGGGCTGCTGGACCGCAACAACTCCGGGCTCGAGCCGTACGAGACCCTCATCGCGGCGTCGATCGTGGAGCGCGAGGTCCGTCACGTCGAGGACGCGCCGAAGGTGGCGCGGGTCATCCGCAACCGACTCGACCGCGACCAGTTGCTGCAGATGGACTCCACGCAGAACTACACCGCCGACATCACGAACATCGACGTCCACGGCGAGGCCTACAAGAACGACAACGAGTGGAACACCTACCGCTACAAGGGGTTGCCGCCGACACCGATCGCGGCGGTCGGCGTACCGGCCCTCGAGGCGATGCTCGACCCGGCCCCGGGCGGATGGCTGTACTTCGTCACGGTCGACACCGCCGGGACGACGCTGTTCGCCAACACCTTCGAAGACCACAAGCGCAATCGCGAGGTCGCCTGCCGTAACAAGCTGGTGGCCACGGGATGTAGTCAGTGA